The Eubacterium maltosivorans genome includes the window AGTCTGAAATGTACTGTATGTATAAGATCACCGACGAAGGCTCCCTGTATTCTGCCATCCATGGATATATGAAATTTTATGCCAATGAAAGACCACAGGACAGATTTCATTGTAAAACACCATCTGAGGTAAGGCGGGAGGCACTGGCTTCAGAAGCAGCTATTCAGTACCCGATTTCTGAAAACAAACGGCTAGAAGCCTACAAAGCCAAATGGTGTGCATAACATAAATATCCGCCATATCTGTGTTCTGATATGGCGGATACCTATCGTCTTATTTTAGATATTTTACTTGTCTACTTGACAAGGGGCTGATCACTTCGTCTCGCGGCTCCTTCTCGTCTTAGACGAGAAGGTACATAAAAAAATTGATCAGCTCGCTGTTGAGCTGTGCCAGGTTTCCTTTAGCAATTTCAGGAACCAGTGGGTTTTCAGTTTTAAAAGCCTCCCAGGTAGTCAGATATCTAGACTCGATTGGTCTGAATTTACCTGGGTCAAAGACAAAGCCTTCTGCATTCAGCGGTGTGCCGCAGGATTCTCCGGCATTTTTGTAGACACCGTATTTCGCGACTGTTTCGGATAAGGCAGTCCAGTTATCAATGTTGACTTCGTTCAGAAGGAATGGGTTTTTATCAAAGTGGAAATAATAGCCGCCGCTTGGCATCATAATGTCGAGCAGCTCCCTGGCTTTGCTTACGACTTCCTCTTTGGTGCCGCGAAGGGCAGAAACAGGGAAAAGTCCCTGGATAATCATCTTGTCGCCCAGTTTATCCTTAATCAGCTGAGGATCGCCGAATTCAAACCACATCTGTGTTCCGGCAGGGAAATCCTGCAATACGTCCAGGTAGCGTGTCCAGTCATCCTCACAGAAAATATTGCAGCGTACGCCAAGAGCTGCGTACTGCTCGATCATGGTTTTAAAGGTTGGCAGCCACAGATCAAGAAAATCCTTTTCGCGCATGAAGGTTGGCATATGAAGTGGAATAAAGACAGAGCCTTCTGCGTTTGGAACCGGAGGACGTCCCCATTCAAACAGTACAGGCAGCAGGGCTTCGCAGGCTTCCTTAAGCTCGCTGCGGTGGCGGCGTATGTCCATACTCACACCGCTGAAGCTTCTGAGCTGGTCGG containing:
- a CDS encoding uroporphyrinogen decarboxylase family protein gives rise to the protein MSDNKKLQENRIKNFHDFYNNRIPDHVPTGYMISHYLVAEYGGQNLFDYQYDYGRLREPALALDKRIISDVTPILPCSQVLNRPAEFYQILGSQSFVMGKNGVVQHPEVVGMQSDEYRALIDDPFTFLMETVIPRQYKNLDPCDGFKTATTIMKAQSSLDKSINASLPWFMEITEQGGHYPGAPAGSSGMTEAPFDFIADQLRSFSGVSMDIRRHRSELKEACEALLPVLFEWGRPPVPNAEGSVFIPLHMPTFMREKDFLDLWLPTFKTMIEQYAALGVRCNIFCEDDWTRYLDVLQDFPAGTQMWFEFGDPQLIKDKLGDKMIIQGLFPVSALRGTKEEVVSKARELLDIMMPSGGYYFHFDKNPFLLNEVNIDNWTALSETVAKYGVYKNAGESCGTPLNAEGFVFDPGKFRPIESRYLTTWEAFKTENPLVPEIAKGNLAQLNSELINFFMYLLV